From a region of the Gemmatimonadota bacterium genome:
- a CDS encoding zinc ribbon domain-containing protein: MSQYRRCPECRKRNSAEAETCSACGYRFLWRRSFGRKGYNRVTVYERDPGGPLQLLYWDRDGARRESLTNLDGVPIFDRADAELIARRISDGIEQARRSKATTLNQLVGTPERHTVGELFAQLHTDRADEWSKKWARDQRRYRQFWETTLRRRTDITEVTPALVARIVVREARAKRWSQKTQNHYLNSAVETWGYAVVHLKWLAPKHGLEAVRRHSIHVDNTEIAYETAEAHAVLAELPDVDLRAAVVGELSYVGGRRLNAIMTLPISCYRTETRIVPTESGRVSVDFGVLTFPAETDKASKRGEVYLFGPPKSLIEELIASPLCQASGLVFPRGDDLQAVERVELPQTDKKLRRALREAEQLAGVPEVRGRSFHAFNRTFATDAEDPRAASSQSGKTEETMRRIYRQPKPAEKAALAMQLDGLRREA; this comes from the coding sequence ATGAGCCAGTATCGTCGTTGCCCCGAGTGCAGAAAACGGAACTCCGCCGAGGCCGAGACCTGCTCGGCGTGCGGCTATCGGTTCCTCTGGCGGCGGTCGTTCGGCCGGAAAGGCTACAACCGGGTCACAGTCTACGAACGTGACCCCGGCGGACCGCTGCAACTCCTGTACTGGGACCGAGACGGAGCGCGCCGGGAGAGCCTGACGAACCTCGATGGAGTGCCGATCTTCGACAGAGCGGACGCCGAGTTGATCGCGCGCCGCATTTCCGACGGGATCGAGCAGGCACGTCGATCCAAGGCGACGACGCTCAACCAACTCGTCGGGACGCCCGAGCGGCACACGGTCGGTGAGTTGTTCGCCCAACTCCACACCGACCGCGCTGACGAATGGTCGAAGAAGTGGGCGAGGGACCAGCGTCGGTACCGACAGTTCTGGGAGACAACGCTCCGTCGGCGCACTGACATCACCGAAGTCACCCCTGCGCTCGTGGCGCGAATCGTCGTCAGGGAAGCAAGGGCGAAACGCTGGTCGCAGAAAACACAGAATCACTACCTGAACAGCGCGGTCGAGACGTGGGGGTACGCGGTTGTCCACCTCAAGTGGCTGGCACCGAAACACGGCCTTGAAGCCGTACGTCGTCACAGCATCCACGTCGACAACACCGAGATCGCTTATGAGACTGCAGAGGCTCACGCGGTTTTGGCAGAGCTACCCGATGTCGACTTGAGAGCCGCCGTCGTCGGCGAACTGAGCTACGTCGGTGGCCGGCGCCTAAACGCGATCATGACCTTGCCGATCTCGTGCTACCGGACCGAGACACGCATCGTACCGACGGAGTCAGGGCGGGTGTCCGTGGACTTTGGGGTCTTGACCTTCCCGGCGGAGACGGACAAAGCATCGAAGCGCGGCGAGGTCTATCTCTTCGGGCCGCCGAAGTCGCTGATCGAGGAACTGATCGCCAGCCCGCTCTGCCAGGCAAGCGGATTGGTCTTTCCTCGAGGTGATGATCTACAGGCAGTTGAACGGGTGGAGCTTCCCCAGACGGACAAGAAGCTCCGCCGGGCTCTGCGCGAGGCTGAACAACTCGCCGGCGTGCCGGAAGTGAGGGGCCGATCGTTCCACGCCTTCAACCGCACGTTCGCGACGGACGCTGAAGATCCCCGCGCGGCGAGCAGCCAGAGCGGCAAGACCGAAGAGACGATGCGCCGCATCTACCGGCAGCCGAAGCCGGCAGAGAAAGCCGCGCTCGCGATGCAGCTCGATGGCTTGAGGAGAGAAGCATGA